A genomic stretch from Corynebacterium terpenotabidum Y-11 includes:
- a CDS encoding D-arabinono-1,4-lactone oxidase, translating to MSTTWHNWSGAQTAHPQAFVQPATEAELVGVITDAAARGIHVKTVGAGHSFTPAAVTDGVLVNLDNLTGLVAVDTGAMEVTFLAGTRLRDIPGLLKPHGLALANQGDVDPQSLAGALSTSTHGTGLGFTGFAGMVRGLRIVTADGTVHDVGPGDPLFEFGRVSFGSLGVITRVTMAVVETFILAAVEKAEPLAPVVADFAELAHQVDHVEYYWFPGTDVAHVKRNTRHPASDIGTVAPPVPRWKSVIDDELVNNVAYGAMCGIMHAVPATTGFFNRLAAGALAQREYADYAHDVFVSTRRVRFNEMEYSVPLADATEVLTEVHRVIDSCGIPVGFPVEVRATAADDVPLSTAKGRESCYIAVHRYHRDDYREFFRVVEPVLIAAGGRPHWGKLHTLGHDDLVAVHEDLDTVGELRASVDPDGMFRNAYVDRIFGLN from the coding sequence ATGAGCACCACCTGGCACAACTGGTCCGGGGCGCAGACCGCGCACCCGCAGGCCTTCGTCCAGCCGGCGACCGAGGCCGAACTCGTCGGCGTGATCACCGATGCCGCCGCCCGCGGCATCCACGTCAAGACCGTCGGCGCGGGCCACTCCTTCACCCCGGCGGCGGTGACCGACGGCGTCCTGGTCAACCTCGACAACCTGACCGGGCTCGTCGCGGTCGACACCGGGGCGATGGAGGTCACCTTCCTCGCCGGCACCCGACTGCGGGACATCCCCGGCCTGCTCAAGCCCCACGGGCTGGCCCTGGCGAACCAGGGCGACGTGGACCCGCAGTCACTGGCTGGCGCCCTGTCGACCTCCACCCACGGCACCGGACTCGGTTTCACCGGGTTCGCCGGGATGGTCCGGGGTCTGCGAATCGTCACCGCCGACGGCACGGTCCACGATGTCGGCCCCGGAGATCCGCTGTTCGAGTTCGGTCGGGTGAGCTTCGGCTCCCTCGGGGTGATCACCCGGGTGACGATGGCGGTGGTGGAGACCTTCATCCTCGCCGCCGTGGAGAAGGCCGAACCCCTCGCTCCCGTCGTCGCCGATTTCGCCGAGCTCGCCCACCAGGTCGACCACGTCGAGTACTACTGGTTCCCCGGCACCGACGTGGCCCACGTCAAGCGCAACACCCGGCACCCCGCGTCCGACATCGGCACGGTTGCACCACCGGTCCCCCGCTGGAAGTCGGTCATCGACGATGAGCTGGTGAACAACGTCGCCTACGGGGCGATGTGCGGGATCATGCATGCGGTCCCGGCGACCACCGGGTTCTTCAACAGGCTTGCCGCCGGGGCACTGGCCCAGCGTGAGTACGCCGACTACGCCCACGACGTCTTCGTCTCGACGCGTCGGGTCCGGTTCAACGAGATGGAGTACTCGGTCCCGTTGGCGGACGCCACGGAGGTACTCACCGAAGTCCACCGCGTCATCGACAGCTGCGGAATCCCGGTCGGTTTCCCCGTTGAGGTCCGTGCCACCGCCGCCGACGATGTGCCGCTGTCCACGGCGAAGGGGCGGGAGTCCTGCTATATCGCGGTGCACCGCTACCACCGGGACGACTACCGCGAGTTCTTCCGCGTCGTCGAGCCGGTACTGATCGCCGCGGGAGGACGCCCGCACTGGGGCAAGCTGCACACGCTCGGTCACGATGACCTCGTTGCAGTCCACGAGGATCTGGACACTGTCGGCGAGCTGCGGGCCAGCGTCGACCCGGACGGCATGTTCCGCAACGCTTATGTCGACCGGATCTTCGGACTGAACTGA
- a CDS encoding RluA family pseudouridine synthase gives MSDRESRMMPVPGGLAGMRVDAGLAKLLGLSRTVVAELAEAGDISQDGRTVGKSERLVDGAWLDVTLPAPPRDLAAEPARVVEGMDILYSDDDVIVVDKPVGVAAHPTIGWEGPTVTSGLAAAGFRISTSGPPERKGIVHRLDVGTSGVMVVAASERAYTVLKRAFRDRTVDKIYHALVQGHPDPTDGTIDAPIARHPGHGWKFAVRDEGRHAVTHYETIEAFREATLVQVHLETGRTHQIRVHFSALHHPCCGDPMYGSDPALSKRLGLVRQWLHAVQLGFPHPDGRWMEIDSPYPADLQTALDRLRETN, from the coding sequence GTGAGTGACCGGGAATCCAGGATGATGCCGGTACCCGGCGGGTTGGCCGGCATGCGGGTGGACGCCGGCCTGGCGAAACTCCTCGGGCTGTCCCGCACTGTCGTCGCCGAACTCGCCGAGGCCGGGGACATCTCCCAGGACGGACGCACCGTCGGCAAGTCCGAGCGGCTCGTCGACGGAGCCTGGCTCGACGTGACCCTGCCAGCCCCGCCCCGGGACCTCGCCGCCGAACCGGCCCGCGTCGTGGAGGGGATGGACATTCTCTACTCCGACGATGACGTCATCGTCGTCGACAAGCCGGTGGGGGTGGCGGCCCATCCCACCATCGGCTGGGAGGGGCCCACGGTCACCTCCGGGTTGGCGGCGGCGGGTTTCCGGATCTCCACCTCCGGACCGCCGGAGCGCAAGGGGATCGTCCACCGGCTCGATGTCGGTACCTCCGGGGTGATGGTTGTCGCCGCGTCCGAACGGGCCTACACGGTACTCAAGCGGGCCTTCCGCGACCGCACGGTCGACAAGATCTACCACGCCCTGGTGCAGGGGCACCCGGACCCCACCGACGGGACCATTGACGCACCCATCGCCCGCCACCCCGGCCACGGCTGGAAGTTCGCCGTCCGCGACGAGGGACGCCACGCCGTCACCCACTACGAGACCATCGAGGCGTTCCGGGAGGCGACACTGGTGCAGGTCCACCTGGAGACCGGTCGGACCCATCAGATCCGTGTCCACTTCTCGGCACTGCACCACCCGTGCTGTGGCGACCCGATGTACGGTTCCGATCCGGCGTTGTCGAAGCGCCTGGGACTCGTCCGGCAGTGGCTGCACGCCGTGCAACTCGGCTTCCCGCACCCGGACGGCCGCTGGATGGAGATCGACTCCCCATACCCGGCTGATCTGCAGACCGCGCTGGACCGACTCCGGGAGACGAATTGA
- the rarD gene encoding EamA family transporter RarD — translation MIWGVACYLMWGFFPAFFPLLEPADPMEILAHRFVWTLVFVAVVLLLLGRNHGGGFHWIRGMTLRQWGRIAVAAVLIAGNWGLYIYAVNNDHVADAALGYFINPLVSVLLGVLVLRERLRMLQWLSVGVAAVAVVVLTVALGSPPVVSLGLAFTFGLYGLMKKKVTLTPLQSLTAETVVLAPVGVLYLAWLQSGASAGSNTMVQGGHGIGHALLLIAAGAITALPLLCFARAAHELSLTTLGMLQYITPVLQMLWAVFVVDEHIEPARWVGFGLIWVAVAVFTADMVANRPRRARVTRPGHPDLPGTGQFSPKIRST, via the coding sequence GTGATCTGGGGTGTCGCCTGCTACCTGATGTGGGGGTTCTTCCCCGCCTTCTTCCCCCTCCTGGAACCGGCGGATCCGATGGAGATCCTCGCCCACCGGTTTGTCTGGACCCTCGTCTTCGTCGCCGTCGTCCTGCTGCTGCTCGGCCGCAACCACGGTGGCGGTTTCCACTGGATCCGGGGGATGACCCTGCGTCAGTGGGGACGCATCGCCGTCGCCGCCGTGCTCATCGCCGGGAACTGGGGCCTGTACATCTACGCGGTGAACAACGACCACGTCGCGGACGCCGCCCTCGGCTATTTCATTAACCCTCTGGTCAGCGTCCTGCTGGGGGTGCTCGTCCTCCGGGAACGACTACGGATGCTGCAGTGGCTGTCCGTCGGCGTGGCGGCGGTGGCGGTCGTCGTGCTCACCGTCGCGCTCGGGAGCCCGCCGGTGGTGTCCCTGGGGTTGGCCTTCACCTTCGGCCTCTACGGGCTGATGAAGAAGAAGGTGACGCTGACGCCACTGCAGTCGCTGACCGCGGAGACTGTCGTTCTCGCCCCGGTCGGGGTGCTCTACCTCGCGTGGCTGCAGTCCGGGGCCTCCGCAGGCAGCAACACCATGGTCCAGGGCGGGCACGGTATCGGCCATGCGCTGCTGCTCATCGCCGCCGGTGCGATCACCGCGCTGCCGTTGCTGTGTTTTGCCCGGGCCGCGCATGAACTGTCCCTGACGACCCTGGGGATGCTGCAGTACATCACTCCGGTGCTGCAGATGCTGTGGGCCGTGTTCGTGGTCGACGAGCATATCGAACCGGCTCGCTGGGTGGGCTTCGGTCTGATCTGGGTGGCGGTGGCCGTGTTTACCGCGGACATGGTGGCGAACCGGCCGCGCCGGGCGCGGGTGACGAGGCCGGGTCACCCCGACCTGCCCGGCACCGGTCAGTTCAGTCCGAAGATCCGGTCGACATAA